The genomic region AAATTCCAATTAAAAATGGATCCATTTCTTTAAGGTTTACATGTGAGATTctcattttaatataaaaaatagtaaattaGTCTTTCAACCAAGGGTAGTGGTAAAGTTAATTACATTTTTAGAgagaattaaaatttaaatattgttAAGAGAAAaatctaaaagaaaaaataaaattggaTCCCACTAAAAAGGGTGATCCAAGGTGCATGTGGGAGATTAGGATATGAAGTTACCCGAGACTTGGGAAATCTATTGGTGCAGATTATTAATAAAGAAAAAGATAGGTGGTGTTGTCCAAGATTTTAACAAATTTCTCAATCCAAAAGCTGTTCCATGCCCCTTTTTGTCATTACATGTAATCTCAGGAGAACATGGGAGGGTGTTTGGTTTGATTTCTTGCTGAAAGagcatagtaaaaaaaaaaaaaaggacaatCTTGGGGTTGAAACAAAAGGAACCAATTTAACTACTTTTTTTATGATGGGTGGTTATTAAAGATGAGTGGGCATTGGAAGTAAATGTTGTTATTATTTACAATGTATGGTGGGTGAAGTTTCCTACAAGAGTTAGATATAAATTAGTTGGATTTGAAGCTTCTTTTGTCGCTGTCATTTCCCGGACACGGATGCatcaaacaaaaataaataaaaattaacttaaaattttagtattatatcaacACATCTGCACTTGTTTTAAGAGCAACAGGCCGAGGTTGTAATCGTCATACATGAATAAACcaaccaagaaaaaaaaaaaattatggaaggGAACAGAGATCCTTTTTAATagactttttctttttccttccttCCTTTTTTAAAAATCGTTCTGATTTCTCTATCTAAATGTAATTGCACAAGAACCCAACATTAAATCACTTCAATCACTTGTAATAAAATGTCTTGTTTCAATCACATGTGTCGCCATCATTATCATCAACAATGTGAaccttttttgcaattaagcgCACCAGCATTGGTCGTTATCGTTGCCACTAGTGAAGATGGCCTAGCACCCAAGCTTGAAGCCTTGGCATAGCTCGACGAGGCGCCAGCACCCGACGCGATAAAGAATGCACCGTTTACCATTAGGTCACCTTCCGATCTCCAATTCCAGCTCTTCCATTCACTCTCCGGTGCATCCTCATGTTTGGTCACCTCTTTGCTGAATCTGTTGTTAGGTGCAGTAAATCTATTCCCTTGGCTGTTTATTGTTGGGTTAGCACTTCCTCCAATGGCATACATTTCCCAATGAGTATAGTCATTGTTCACCACGTGGAAATACCCATGTCTACATCTGTAATTCCGAAAAAATATATAAGTAATCCGTTATTGATATTTATCCTAATTGACCATAGTAGCAATATTATTATTACCGTGGCATTCTTTGGACAAGGCCTTCACCAAAGTGATTAAAGGCAATAGTGACTTGCATGTTCTTGTCTTGAGTATACGAATCACTGTGTCCCAATAACATGACTTTATCATGGTGAGTCATGTAATTGTTGGAAATGGTGATAGCGGTGGAGCCATGGATAGCGTCAATCAAGCCGTCTTTGCAGTTTGATAAGGAGTTATGGTCAACCCAAACATGGCTACCACCGAAGATGGACACACCATCACCGTCTGATATGGTCCTCCAACCATAGTGACGTGGGGAGTCCCTCACCATAGCATTCCCTCCTTGTTTACAATCATGTATGTTGAGTCCATGAATGATAATGTTGGTCACATACTGAACGGTAATGCATGGACCCCCTGCAATATGAACGCTGGCGCCCCTACCGTCGATGGTCTTGAATGAGTTCATTATCAGCTCTTCTTTTAGCTGAATGGTCATGTCACGAGCAAAAATGATCCACAACGGTTCGTCTTGAATCACCGCATGCCGTAATGTCCCTGGTTTGGGGTTAACGGGGTCATCATCGCCCGAGTCAGTGACCACATAAATCTTACCATCTCTTCCGCCAATGGCGTTCTTGCCGAACCCAATGGCACAATCAGCTAGCTTCTGGCGATTAGTCTCCCAGTTGGGGTCACATCTCCAGCAGTCATCAATGGGGTTGCCGGTTCCACAGGAGAGATACCCTAGGTTCCTCCTGGACGCATTGATGGCCCTGCCACCCAAAAACCACAAAAGTTAATTCCTTTGGAGTATTAATGGAGATGACATGGAAATGGAAAAGTGGAGGTGTAGTTTCTTTACCTGTGAACATCTTGGACTACAAGCTCAGGGTCTTGAACAGGGGAAGAGGAAATGAGAAGTGGGAGTAGAAGCAgaaatgtaaagaggaagagaaGAGGAAGTGAAGGGATCGCCATTGCCATTGTCCTTGCCATTTTACCTTTGTTTGCTTGTTTTGTGAGGCAAGGTGGTGGAGGGAGGTTGAGAAGAAGGGGGTGTTTATAAAGAGGATTAAAAGCCTTGTTCAATGGCGTGATTAAACTAAACATGTAGGGTCGTCTATGCTTCGGTGATTTCAGGTTTTTACGGAATTCCCTGTTGGTAGTTTTTGACTGCTAAGCAATGCCCTCAACAAAGCTGCTCCAAATAGTCAAAAGTTGAAATACTATCCTTtacatgaaaaatatataaaaagattgtctaaatttttataaaactaaaataatattagggtaaactacaatgcttacttactaaatttttttatcacttaattaaaaaaTAGTTAGAATTTGATCACTGAACTATTCATGTCATTAGGCTGttaaaaaatgatattatatgacTTTCTTTGTTCGTAGTGCATACATTAATCAAAGGCTCTTTTTCTCATTCTCTTTTACAGTTCaaaattttttttcatgaaacaattttGGATATCATGAATCTGCAAACTAAAAATTTAAACAACTTTTTTTTCTGATATCCGACACTGACAGTCATAACAATTTGGATCTAACGTATGTTGTTCTACTTGTTGATCGATACTGATCCACCATATTGATCATTGGCTCATTGCTTGGAGCTCACTGGtagaactttagaaaaattaatgacttaaatgaaaacttttgaatagttcagtgacttaaatgaaaacttttaaataatttagtgatcaaATTATAATGTGATAATGTTGTAATTTACCCAAATCATTTTCAGGGTTGTTGTTTTAGGTGTTTTCCACCTAGATTGTAAGTTTGAAGAGGGTTAGTTAGCATATTTGGTTATGGCAGCTATTTCATAAAAAAGTGTTCAAAGGATGGGATATGGTTGAATATTACTAAACTTAAATTCGAGATTGTTGGTTGATTGGTTAATGTTTTTACAAGGTTGCTTCATTTAGTCGCTAAAGGGTGAAAATAATGGTGTTGTCTTTATTAAATATCAACATTATAAAACTTCATATTGAAAACCCACATTAGAAGATGGAAGTTATGAATTAAAATTCAGTTAATGGCTTCATAAATGTTGTAATGTCAGTTTGGAAAACTCACCAAATGGTCAATTTTATAAGAACAAAAATTGctgttggaaaatttttaaactaTATTAGGATTGAGTAATTATTTAATACATTGACCATAAAATCTTTTAAATTTATAAGTGTATTTGAGTTAAGTTTGACCTGGTTTGGTTTGGGTCAAAAAAAAGCTTACTTGAGGTTTAACCTATTTAAAAAATAGGTCTCATTTTTTGTTCAATTCCACAttttaagtttatatttttattcaaatcctTTCAATATTTTGGCAAGCCTCCGAATCTAGTTGGGTGCCTTGACCCATGGACAGCTCTAACTGCAAATAGAGTTTTTGGATTCCGCAAATagagtatagtaaaatattaaaaaaaaaagacgaTAACCATTTTCTAAAATTACTTGTATATTAATATACCATAATACTAACCCTTAAAATGTTAGTTTTAAACAACATTTAAAAGAATAATTGAAAATATTACGACATTAAAAGAATAGAAGTAAATTTTGATTTCCATAAATCAGGACAGATGTTAAGTTaggaatattaatatattattctcAAAATTCACTCGCattatttccatatattttaaatGAGTTTTATTGATGGGATTTACTTAGTaagttttagtttatttttaaaataaattgggtGATTAATTTACTTGAAAATCTTCATGCCATTAGCACATGCATTTGTGCTATAATTCAAACATCACTCAACTTTGTACTTAGTAGgccctttttatttttcttttttattttcataaaacattaaaatatttttagccCGCAAAGATCGCCGAAAATTTCACACTACTAAAACAGGTAGATGCTGACATGGCATTAATGGAGATCTCTAACTGCCACGTGTCACAATAGCTACCCTACACATCTCCCGCATTGCCAGCCGCAGTATCCGTCCATCTACTTAACTTGGACCATCTCTACTGAAAGCGACATGGATTCTCATGTCAGATCTCCCACCAATCCTAACCCTTTACTCTATATTTGAAGGCAGATCACGGCCGTTGATTTTGACAATATTGGAAGGAGTATAAAGTACTCTTACTAAAGGCcgattttatgtttatttattaacAACTGTCCATTCCCGACGAATCATAGCCGTTGATTGTAGATTTTAAGTCCTATCATACCCGTTGATTTCGACTATTAGGAAAGAAAAATCTAAATATATGTCCCTTTTTTGAACAAAATGAGCTTTTATTGACATTAAAGAAATTCCGATTATTTGGTTGGAAATAGGTTTTAAGTAGATTTGTTAACATGTCGGgctattagtttaaaatttgggagggtttgggtaaaaatattaaGTTTAGACAAAAAATTAGGCTCATTTAAAATATAGGATAGGATCATACTTGAACATTCAAGGTTCGActcattttaagtttataatactttatattatgttaattttatatattatataatttagaacacattaaaaaataaccctatactaaatatataatattactctaatgtaaaaattaaaacaatgttaagatgactatataaaaacttcaataaataataaatgtataaaactattaaatattaaaataatataatataaatattttaaaaaaatttaattaataatatggACAAAGCCTAAAATAGTCTTGAGTTAATCTTTTGCAAATATGAGCAGGTTTAAAAAAACTTTTAAGCTCATATTTTGGGTCAGACCGAGCTTGGACAAGTATAAAGTATGTTAATATCATACTTAGACCCGACTCGACTCGACTCGACCCGACCCATGAGCACCTCTAGTTTGAAGATATATTCAAATGTTGAGGACTTGCTATAAAATAAAGGTAAGCCAAGACGAATATTGAAATTTCTTCAATTTGATCGAATATGCAATTtgatgtatgaattttgatttgatataatTATACAAATGAAACTCTAATTGTAGTTTAGATGTATAtgcatatttaaataaataactacattaatttattttttatatgggataaatatatttatttgtgtatgtaatataaaaatttcaaataatgttatctcaataattatattaataatttatgaaaattatgtagaattgtagaaaattaaaattaatgtataaattttatatttataaaaaacagACGACATTGTTGGGAACCTCGAATTGGTTCTGTTTATTTTAAGGCTATTTATTTGTTGTTTTGAATGGTGGGGCGAGTGAAAACAAGAAGGCAACTTCTGTCATTCACATAACACGTGGTGCACAATGCTGTGGCCATTGCGCCTGATTTGTTAGCCAACATTTTTTTTTCCCCCAACTTTGCACATGCAGGCGGGCAGGCAGGCAGGCAGGCAGGCATCTATCTATTTTGTTATTTCACAATCAATATCAAatccattttcttcttcttctttttcatgattttatttcttaatttgctgcTTATTTTAAGGATCAGAACTTGGAAAATCAATTCTAATTATATTTAGCCATTCAATAATACTATTTATACTATTCTAATTCTTCCTTTTTTAAGTTTGTGTTAAAAAATTGAGTAAATTACACTAATGTCATTAacctattagtaagtttacatttaggtcactcaactttaaaaagcTACAAAATAGACATTTAAccatttgaaagttttcatttaaaccACTaatctattcaaaagtttttacaTAAGTCACTAGGCTATTAAGCTTGTTTTTAAAAAAGTCCAGTTAACCTGCTCCAAACGACGATTCAATGGTCGGTACAGTGGATCAGTATCCATCGATAAGTAGAAGAACATAACTTATCCAAGTTGATGTGACGATCAATGTTTGAGATCGGAAAAGAAAGTTGTTTGGATTTTGGTTCATAGATTCGTGAAGTTCAAAGCTATTTATGAAAAGAAATTGAACTGTAGAAGATGGCAAGAGAAGCTTTCAATAGGTGTAGGCGATGCAAACAAAGAAGgtcatacaacaacaattttaacGGTTCAGTGAcctaaatgaaaacttttgaatagttcaatgaccattttgtaattttttaaaactattcaccctaaaataattataattaaaacatattatatataatatgatgatttaaatataagaaaagattttaaaaatgaCTTGAACTATTTATGTTAAAGATATAAAAGGGCCACGAGACAGAAATTAAAGATGTTTACAAATGATAGTGTTAATTTTTTTCCGTTAATCACATTTGGGTTTGTAACATCCAACATGCATGACAGAGATAGATGAAATAAGAGTTGAGACAAAGCATATGCATGAGAGTGAGAAGTTGATGGCCCTACACTTACATCTATATCCACTAATCACCAAACTCAAGTTTATGGCTCTCATCATATAATGCTTTAAccaactttattttatatttggaTACATGGACACTAGGCTCGGGGCTTCCAACTTCCCATGCACCAAATCTATTCTTCACCACATAAACACCCCCATTTGAGTACCAACCCACCGCAGTACCTATATTTCTAtacataatccaaattttacaagtatattatatttttagttattagatttgttgaaaaatatgaaattggtaatTGAGTGCTTGAAGGAGTGTCCATTTCTTGATCACTTAAAGTTGTTTGTGAGATAGTTTTTATATTTATGATGTTGGCAATTTATTAAACGGTGTTTCTGGAATGTGTTGATTATGTAGATGGTATCTAGTCGATCAATAAAGATTATATCACTTGGGAAAACATGTTTGGAAGATTGGATTGAGTCAGATCAACTCTATCGAATCCCTTGGATCGTGGATATTAGATTAAATTGGAATGTTATATACTTAGCTGCCAAGAGTCCATGTTTACCTTGttcattattattatattgtattcaGCTTATAATGTGGTTTTTTTATAGGGATTGATATATATCTTCTTATTTAAGCAAGTCTCGAAACATTCTATATAATTGAGAGACTTATATATATAGGTTATTGTATTATGAGATTAAGCACTTAATTTGTCTTTGTGAGGAACTTTGTTTTATGAGTTTATATTGAGAGTAAAACCTTTTGTGTTGTAGTTTTACTTACTGAATTCAAAATGGTGAATGTAATGGTAAGAGTATTGTtcttcaatgtacaaagatgaGAAAATTGTCATAGCTGGTGAGTAAATAATTTTCACTAAGTTAAGCTCTGTAGATGTATGAAAGCTGAACTACGTAAACAACTCTAATATCTTTTGTTTGTTTAATATTTCACTTCGGTACTTGAAGGAATGCCTACTCCCTTGTCAGTCCTTCCAAGCATATAGCTTATATCTCAACACCAAttttataactttaaaatttatattaattgtaCAACAAATTATGAaagattataaaatttattttaattttacattgatacaaatgaattcattcatatattattaaaaatcttAATTAATATTATCTTCTTTTAATGACTAAACCAATTCATATTAACAATactttaaatctatttatattaatttttcattttttttcattaactttatttattaggGTTTAGAGTTAGATCCATGGAATAAAGTTGTTCTTGCATTTGTTTTCATTTGTGTATGTTCTTCacatatttattttgttaattagGGTAAAAATATGAGTGTTTATGAATGTATAATATTATTTATGAGACTCTAAAAAATAATAAAGTgcccttattttatttctagaaaatgatttttagaatgaaaataatgtaaattaaaattttaattaaaacatgtTGAGAATTAACTTATACAAGAAGGAGAAGGTGGCAGAAATGGGAGATTCACCTCCTGTTTAACACAAGGCAGAGAGCCATCTAATTGGGTGGCCAAAGTTGTGGATAAGAGAGGGTAGGGGGGTTCTTCCTCTTCATGCTTCGAGCCTGATACACTTTTATTCTCTTGTATTGAGGTGCCACATGTCAAACCATTATTGGTGAATTACAGGCATGTAGTCAAGTGGTTTAATAGAAGAATGACACTGTAATGTACTATAGGTCACTTCGGATGAGACATGATGGTTAAAGTTTAACGTGGTGATTAATGTATGAGACCATTTGGTTGTTGAGTCGAAAagtttttatgagatatttgccAGTAACACTTATGAAATTGACCCTCCAAACTGTTCATACTGTTGTGTGCTCACCTTTCGGGCCGGCCTGACGGGGTgtataaaaacatataatttattcaatataacaATCTTCCAATTTTCAACTATTAAATATGTAAGCCAACtgtgaaaaataaatagaataaaataaataaaaataaagaacacataaattttacgtggaaaccctttcgggaaaaaaaccacgggcagaggagaagaaaattcactatgtcgaaaaatttttactcaaatacaagaggaatagactatgtctatttataggcttgcaaagccatattctagtaggattgaaacaccttatcctaatcaatataaaatagatggagtttaataaggtttaaaaccttattctaaaataaaataaagaagtctagttctatatggattttacttttattttattttccatcgtattttatttaaataagaatttgggtcacttaattctaacaatctccaccttgacacaaattctcaatgaacaagttcttcatcgcgaactttcaataaacaagttcttcacctcttccaaaaacccttaagggtttaagttcaacaatgaacaccaaccaagtctaagcaatgctcaaacttggttataggaagtgacttagtcatcatatctgcaggattttcatgagtgctaattttgctcacaacaatatcaccacgagcaataatatcacgaacaaaatgataccgaatatcaatgtgttttgttctctcatgaaacatttgatcttttgtaagaaagatggcactctgatcgtcacaaaatcttgtctgatttgaaggtcttcattgagtttatgaatagtccttcaaccaaatagcttctttacaagcctcgataatcgccatgtactcgacggtggtagacaaagcgatcgtagtttgcaaagtggctttcaactaattgcacaacctccgattgtaaagacgtaactcgtgagagatcttcttctatcaaggtctccagcaaaatcagcatcaacataccctataactccatctttagttcttccaaagcgtaagcaaacattagtagtgcctcgtaagtatcttaaaatccatcgaatctgttttccggtgttctttaccagattcgccatgtatcgctaagctgcaccgatcgcatatgataaatcggacgtgaacaaaccatagcatacatgagagatcctctcgcactagagtatggaacatgtgacatgtactcaatctcattatcgattgaggagataaggccgatgaaagtctgaaatggtcgctaaaggagtactaacgagcttagcactctgcatattgaactcgcaaagaactttctcaatgtaccccttccgacttaggtacaatttacttgcttttctatctccgagaatctccataccaagtatcttctttgctggtcctaaatctttcatctcaaattcttcacttagttgggctttaacctttcttatctctctttatcttttctttgctatcaacatgtcatcaacataaagaagtagatacacaaaagaaccatcactgcatttttcttaaagtagacacaactgtcaaaactacttcttttgaaatcatgagaagtcataaaggaatcaaacctcttgtaccacttgtcttggtgatgtttcaaaccgtaaagggactttttcagcaagcaaacatagtcctctttttcgagactataaaaccctcggttgttgcatgtaaatatcttcctcaagttctccatgcaaaatgcggttttacatctaactgctcaagctccaaatcatgcatggcaacaataccaagcaaagctcgaatcgaactatgcttaacaactggagagaacacatctgtgaagtccactcttggaatttgactgtaaccctttgcaacaagccttgctttatatctgggttcttcaactcctggagtcccttctttctttttaaacacccatttacaacgaacgacctttttacctttaggaagttttacaagatcccatgttcatttttgtggagtgattccatctcctcttgcatagcaaacatccacttttctgagtcttcacagctaatcgcctcagaataattaaatggctcttgattcgcatctatatcttcagccacatttaaagcataagcaactagatcaacctcggtatacttctttggaggtttaatttctcttcttgtcctgtttttggcgatagagtattgcggtgaagaagcaactctattctcaattttgtaccggcttgaggagttgattacgtattaatcgatgctccaccgcttttggttttctttattggaagagtctttaagagataagttaggtagcatagcggtttcatcaaaaacaacatctctgctaatcacaacttttctattttcggacaccataacttatagccttttacaccactttataaccaagaaaacgcatttaatggatctcggttccaattttccattatcaacatgagcatacgcagacacccaaaaatctttaaatcgaataattagcggattacggaccatacctcttgtggagtctttttctcaatggcaacggatggagatcggttgatcaaaaacatgcgatgaggtcgcttcgcccaaaatgacttgataagttggcatttgacaacatacatcgaaccttctccatgatcgttcgttcattcgttcgcaacgccgcttttctttgtggagtatgacgaatcatcaagtgtctcatgatcccttcgacttgcacaatctattaaactcatcgagcgaactctaagccattgtgcatgcggaggtattttatctgttttccgtctgtttttcaatcataattttccaagacttaaatgtggaaaacacatcgcttttcgcttcgggaagaacgcccaaacttttcggaaaaatcatcaataaaggttagcatataattagctccacctctcgaaggcactcggacggccccacggatcgaatggatatactccaacgtttccttcgtgttatggattcctctagtgaatcgaactctctttgcttcccaaaacacagtgctcacgaaattcagtttgcaaattccttgcccattaagaagtcctctttgcttaattacgccatgccattctcactcatatgccctaggcgcatatgccaaagtttagtaatatcatcatcgacaaggaagaggaagcggcaatttgcatcaccaagaatagagaacctcagaaaacatataacttggcaatctttctttgccctttcatcacaacaagggaccctttgaaatctttaaaaccccactttcagtgtgtatctgcacttttgaatcaagagtactcaacgaaattaaatttcttttcaattcggaacatgccgcatgtcactaagtgttcgacaactccatcaaacatcttaactttaattgttccaacactgcgattttacatgaagcattatttcccatcaaaacaacaccttgacatcttgtttcataagttgtaaaccaatcccgattgggactcatgtggaaggtgtagctttgaatcaagtatccactcctcgcttactttagaatcattgatgaagcaactagaagttcaccatcgttgtagtcttctacaacatcgacttcaccgaattttccgtttgttttccttttgattcgcacctccttttaatcttattttgtagcttatagcactcagatttaatgtgccctttcttcttgcgaagttgcaagttttacctctgtttgaagatttcgatctacccttagatttaccacgaggattccgttctcgtgttctaccacgatcatcatcaacattccggtcttgtctcccacgaacaatgagaccctctcccgagagttgggtttaaccacaagatgcttcatcttatcatacgaggttaaagaatcataaacctcatcaactgtgagagactcatgctatataaaatcgtgtctctaaaggttgaataagacggggcaacgaacaaagtagaatcaaccctagatcttccttatcatcttgaacctccatggactccaagtttgagagaatttctttaaacacattaagtgttcgtgtctgacgacgcaccttcctccaaacgatgagcataaagacgcttcatatgtaacttgcttgttagagttttcgacatacatatttgttctagcctcttccataatgcaatggcgagtttctctttcatcacatcctgcaaaatttcgttggacaaatgcgatgtaattgtgttaatgcctttcgatccttacgcttcttctcttcatctgttaatgtcgaaggcatcttatctatccctagcggggcatcctctagatccatctgtgcaagaagcgcttgcatcttaatttgccacaacgcaaatcggtgttgcgatccaacaatgaatttcatacttcaaagacgccattaccgtgatcgagatgaataaccctaagctcgataccaatttgtgaaaaataaatagaataaaataaataaaaataaagaacacataaattttacgtggaaaccctttcggaaaaaaaccacggcggaggagaagaaa from Gossypium arboreum isolate Shixiya-1 chromosome 1, ASM2569848v2, whole genome shotgun sequence harbors:
- the LOC108480511 gene encoding probable pectate lyase 18 → MARTMAMAIPSLPLLFLFTFLLLLPLLISSSPVQDPELVVQDVHRAINASRRNLGYLSCGTGNPIDDCWRCDPNWETNRQKLADCAIGFGKNAIGGRDGKIYVVTDSGDDDPVNPKPGTLRHAVIQDEPLWIIFARDMTIQLKEELIMNSFKTIDGRGASVHIAGGPCITVQYVTNIIIHGLNIHDCKQGGNAMVRDSPRHYGWRTISDGDGVSIFGGSHVWVDHNSLSNCKDGLIDAIHGSTAITISNNYMTHHDKVMLLGHSDSYTQDKNMQVTIAFNHFGEGLVQRMPRCRHGYFHVVNNDYTHWEMYAIGGSANPTINSQGNRFTAPNNRFSKEVTKHEDAPESEWKSWNWRSEGDLMVNGAFFIASGAGASSSYAKASSLGARPSSLVATITTNAGALNCKKGSHC